The genomic DNA ATCGACTGTGCTTCATCGATTGCTTTGGTGATCTCATCCTTCGTGATTGCAGAAAATCTCGCACGATCCACACTGACATTTTTGTTCACCGCACGAACCAGCTCAAAGGCTTCCATGCCGATGAGCTCTCCTTCGGTATCAAAGTCCGTTGCGATTGTGACGCGGTCTGCCTTTCTTGCATGTTTCTGCATCAAAGCAACGATCTTTTTCTCGGTCGGATGCTTTTCGATATCTGCATGAATGAGAGAACGCGGCGGATGCTCTTCGCTGCGCCAGTTGCTGTAACCTTTGGTGAAGTCCAGCTCCACCACGTGGCCGCGAAGTCCCATAACAATCGTGTCGCCAAAGGTGTACTCGGTTGCTACGCCGTCGCGTTTGGTTTGGACTTTCTGTTTTCCTGCCAGAAAGGCTGCGATGCGTTCTGCGACAATGTTCTTTTCAGCGATGATCAGATGCATGGGTTATTCTCCTACAATCTCGGCAATCATTGCGTGAATCTCACGCGGGTCGGATTTTCCTTTGGTTTCTTTCATGACCTGACCGACGATGAAGTTGAGAGCTCCTTTCTTTCCGGCTTTGTGATCAGCAACAGCCTGCGGGTTGGCGGCAAGGATCTGTTCGACGATTGTGCGGAAAGACTCTCCCTCTTCGCGGGTAAGTCCGAGACGGTCAACGATCTCAGCAGGGGTCTCGCTCTTCGCTCCAGTCTGAAGGTTGTCAAGCCAGACACGGAGGACCTCAACACCTGCAATATCCGTGATCTTTTTGTCGCGAACAAGAATAATGATCTCCTTGAATGCAGGCGTGCTTGCAGTGACAACACCAAGCGCCATGTCGCGGTAGTTGAGTTCACCGATTAAGATGTCGGCAATCCATGATGCGGCAATTGCAGCGCCAACGTCAGCGACCGTTTCATAAAACTCGGCAAGCCGGAGATCGCCGGTAAGAGTTCTGGCATGGTTTACGGCGATGCCGTACTGCTGCATGAACCGGTCGCGGCGTGCGTCCGGGAGCTCGGGAAGGACGATGTCCTTTACCCAGTCAGAAACTCGGATGACTGGCAGGTCAGGTTCCGGGAAGTAGCGGTAGTCGTTTGCGGTTTCCTTGGACCGTGCGCTCGTGGTGGTGCCTTTTCCTTCCTGGAAGTGGCGGGTCTCGCGGGCGATGGTTCCACCCCTGCGGATGAGATTTTTCTGACGGGTGATCTCAAAGGTCAGTGCTTTCTCGACACCTTTGTACGAGGAGATGTTTTTGATCTCAACGCGTTCATGGCCTTTGATGGAGATGTTCGCATCAACTCTGATGGATCCCTCTTTCTCGGGGTCGAAGACGTCGAGGTACTCAAGGGTCGCTCTCAGTTTGTTTAAGAGGCGGCGGGCTTCCTTCGGCGAAGAAAGTTCCGGCTCGGTGACCATCTCGATTAAGGGAACGCCGGATCTGTTGTAGTCTACAAGCGTGTAGTGTCCGCGTTCCTTGTTGCCCATGTGCACGAGTCTGCCAGGATCCTCCTCGACATGAATTCTCGTCATGTTGACGGACTTCGGGTTGCCGGCATCGTCCTCGATCTCAATGTAGCCGCCAATCGCAAGCGGGTCGTCGCCCATCGTTATCTGGTAGGCTTTGACGAGGTCAGGATAGAAGTAGTTCTTTCTGCAGAACTCTCCCTCTTCAGGGATGGTGCAGTTGAGAGCCTTCGCAACCTTGAGCGCGTACTCAATTGCTTTCTTGTTCAGGACCGGCAGTGCGCCCGGCAGTCCGAGGCAGACCGGACAGACATGCGTGTTCGGTGCGTCCGCACGAAAATCTGCTGAACAGCCGCAGAAGAGCTTCGAAATCGTGTCAAGCTGACAGTGGACTTCAAGTCCGATGATGACTTTCATCTCTTCATCAGCCATGTTACGCCTCCTCCTCGAATGCAAGTGCAGCGTTGAGCAATGCCTCTTCGCCAAACATCCGTCCCATCAGCTGAAGGCCGACCGGCAAGCCGTGAGCGGTGCCGCAGGGAACTGAGATTGCCGGGATTCCTGCGATGTTGATTGGAACGGTGAGGATATCGGTCTGGTACATCTGCAGCGGGTTTGCCGTCATCTCACCAAGTTTTGGCGCGACATTTGGCATGGTGGGGCCGGCAAGCATGTCGCAGTCGGTCAGCACACGCAGGAAGTCGCGGCGGATCAACTGTTTTGCATGCTGGGCTTTGAGATAATATTTGCCGTAGTAGCCTGCGGTGAGGGCGAATGTCCCGAGAAAAATTCTTCTCCGCACTTCAGGACCAAATCCTGCTGCGCGGACTTTGGTGTATGCGTCATGCCAGGGGAGGTTCATCTCAGGCTCAGGTCCGTATCTGACACCATCGAACCGATCAAGGTTGGAACTTGCCTCGCAGGTGCAGGTGACATAGTAGGCTGCAAGGGCATACTGCATGGATGGCAGCGAGACCTCGCGGGTGACTGCGCCAAGTTCTTCGAGTTTTTGAATTGCTTTCTCAACTGATGCTGCGACGTCTTTGTCGACGCCTTCGCCGAAGTACTCTTTTGGCACACCGATGACTTTTCCTTTGATCTCTGCGTGAAGTCCTGCGAAGTCGTAGGGTTTTGCAACAGACGTTGAGTCGCGGCGGTCGTGGCCTGCGATGATCGAAAAAAGTTTTGCGGTGTCGGTAACATTTGCTGCCATCGGGCCGATCTGTTCAAAGGAGTTGGCGTAAGCGATTAAGCCATAGCGGCTGACGCGGCCGTAGGATGGTTTGAGTCCGACGATGCCGCAGTAGGATGCCGGGCAGCGAATCGAGCCGCCGGTATCTGAGCCGAGCGCCATCGGGACAAGGCAGCCGGCAACTGCTGCTGCTGAGCCGCCGGACGAGCCGCCGGTGACGCGGGTGGTGTCGCGCGGGTTTAAGGCGGGACCGAACGCGCTGTTCTCGGTGGTTGTTCCCATGCCGAACTCATCCATATTGGTTTTGCCTGCGATGGTTGCGCCTGCTGCTTTGAGGAGTTCGACTGCGTGGGCGTCATAGGGGGGAATGTATCCGGTGAGGATTTTGGAGGCGCAGGTAGTTGGAATATCTTTGGTTGAGATGTTGTCTTTGACTGCGATGCGGATGCCGGCAAGCAAACCTTTTGCCTCGGACGGTATCTCGATTGTGGAGAGGAAGGCGTTGTATGTGTCCTGCATTGTTAGATCACCTTCGGTGCACGGATGTAGCCGTCCTCAGGATTGTGAGAGTTTCTGAGGACCTCTTCCTGCGAAAGGGATGGCCTTGTCTCGTCTTCGCGGAAAACGTTGACGAGCGGGCGCTCAAGGGCATCGTTTGCCTCAAGAGTGTCAAGGATATCAAAGTACTCGAGAATTGCGTTGAATTGTTCGGTGAATTTGCCGAGTTCAGCTGTGGCGATGCCGATATCAGCGAGTTCAGCTATATGGAGAACATCGTTTTCAGAGACCATTTTTCTGCGACCTGTAAATAGTAGTTTAGTGGTGAGGTTGTTTTGGGTAAAAAGAGTTACTACTCTATCATGATGATTGAGGGATTTTTGTTCAGGAAAATATGCCTGACCCACATGATGCGCGAGGTCGGAGACCTGAGTATTATAATAGTGCGGTCTCGACGTCCTTCTTGCCAGAGGCCCCCGTCTCTTCAAGCCGGTACATGATTGCAAGCCAGTCGATGAGTTCAGCAAGCCGCTCGGTGCTGTTCACGAAAGTCCCTGACCGCGGAATTTTCAGAAGCCTCGCAAGCTCAAGCTGTGCCGCAGTTACGGTGCGGATATTTTTTGGATTGAGGATGGGATACTTTTGGAGAATCTGCATCGGGAGTGGAGGGATGTATGCACAGTGGCCGGATTCTCCAATACCGTCTGCTGCGATGTAGGGGCGTGAGGTTTTTGCAATAGGGTTTTGATGATAGCTGATGTACATGATGCGGCCGTCAGGAAGCCGGTAGGTTTTCTCGGGGGCGGTATAATATGACGTTCTGCGGCAGACAAAGCGCGGGGGAAGGTGGAGCGTTTTCATGATTTTTTTGTCACCTCGGGTGTGTGATACCACTACTATGCCGAGCGGGGATATAAAGATCAGACCGCGTGGGGTGAAAGTGCGTTTGGGTTGACTTTGTTCGCAAAGTTCGGTTGATTTTATTTTTTGTCCTTGGCTTCGCTTGGAGTAACCACAGAAAATTCCAAACAATGTAACTCATCATCACGTAAGTCTCAAAAAAAAGAGTGCGGCAATGTCTGCGGCACAACACCGCAGCGTTTGTGCGGCGATTAAATTGTGCGGAAGAAAACCGTCGTGTTCATTGCCTTTGCACCGAAGAATTTTCTGCAGAACTCTGCGGCAACGCTCGGCATGTATTCCTTGCAGCTGAAGACATCGATGTATGCTGCGTTCGTGTCGTTGGCAAAGTGTGCCGACAGGAGCGAGGTTTCGATAAGTTGGGTCATCGAGTATCCGGCAACGCGGTCGCAGGGACCGAAGTGGATAATC from Methanorbis rubei includes the following:
- the gatB gene encoding Asp-tRNA(Asn)/Glu-tRNA(Gln) amidotransferase subunit GatB; translation: MADEEMKVIIGLEVHCQLDTISKLFCGCSADFRADAPNTHVCPVCLGLPGALPVLNKKAIEYALKVAKALNCTIPEEGEFCRKNYFYPDLVKAYQITMGDDPLAIGGYIEIEDDAGNPKSVNMTRIHVEEDPGRLVHMGNKERGHYTLVDYNRSGVPLIEMVTEPELSSPKEARRLLNKLRATLEYLDVFDPEKEGSIRVDANISIKGHERVEIKNISSYKGVEKALTFEITRQKNLIRRGGTIARETRHFQEGKGTTTSARSKETANDYRYFPEPDLPVIRVSDWVKDIVLPELPDARRDRFMQQYGIAVNHARTLTGDLRLAEFYETVADVGAAIAASWIADILIGELNYRDMALGVVTASTPAFKEIIILVRDKKITDIAGVEVLRVWLDNLQTGAKSETPAEIVDRLGLTREEGESFRTIVEQILAANPQAVADHKAGKKGALNFIVGQVMKETKGKSDPREIHAMIAEIVGE
- the gatA gene encoding Asp-tRNA(Asn)/Glu-tRNA(Gln) amidotransferase subunit GatA — its product is MQDTYNAFLSTIEIPSEAKGLLAGIRIAVKDNISTKDIPTTCASKILTGYIPPYDAHAVELLKAAGATIAGKTNMDEFGMGTTTENSAFGPALNPRDTTRVTGGSSGGSAAAVAGCLVPMALGSDTGGSIRCPASYCGIVGLKPSYGRVSRYGLIAYANSFEQIGPMAANVTDTAKLFSIIAGHDRRDSTSVAKPYDFAGLHAEIKGKVIGVPKEYFGEGVDKDVAASVEKAIQKLEELGAVTREVSLPSMQYALAAYYVTCTCEASSNLDRFDGVRYGPEPEMNLPWHDAYTKVRAAGFGPEVRRRIFLGTFALTAGYYGKYYLKAQHAKQLIRRDFLRVLTDCDMLAGPTMPNVAPKLGEMTANPLQMYQTDILTVPINIAGIPAISVPCGTAHGLPVGLQLMGRMFGEEALLNAALAFEEEA
- the gatC gene encoding Asp-tRNA(Asn)/Glu-tRNA(Gln) amidotransferase subunit GatC, giving the protein MVSENDVLHIAELADIGIATAELGKFTEQFNAILEYFDILDTLEANDALERPLVNVFREDETRPSLSQEEVLRNSHNPEDGYIRAPKVI
- the speD gene encoding S-adenosylmethionine decarboxylase — encoded protein: MKQMVANGMTDQEVMAKFKEENCWGLCTSIDLKECDPATIRDADKIHQFVLELADLIDMKRFGEPQIIHFGPCDRVAGYSMTQLIETSLLSAHFANDTNAAYIDVFSCKEYMPSVAAEFCRKFFGAKAMNTTVFFRTI